The Vicinamibacteria bacterium DNA segment ATCTTCGGATAGCCTCCGGTCGTGGCGCGATCGGCCATCATGACGATGGGAAGTCCATTCGGAGGTACCTGGATGGCCCCCAGGACCATTCCGTCGGAAACGATCTCCTTCGGTCCCGCGTGACGGAGCATCGGTCCCTCGAGCCGGTAGCCCATCCGATCCGAGGCCGCACCGACCGTGTAGGTCGCACCCGCCAGGGTCTCGATCGCCTCATCGGTAAAGTGATCCTGCTGCGGCCCGAGGATCACTCGGAGCAGCGCTTCGAAGGGTGCGGGGGGTGCCGCGAGCCTCGAGCCCGGGGCGACGCGCCTACCGATAGGCCCGGCGCCGAGGCGATCCCCGGCCCGAAGTGGCCGCCCTTCGTAGCCCCCGAAACCGCCGGTGAGGTACGTCGACCGCGACCCGAGCACCACGGGCACATCGATGCCTCCGGCGAACGCGATATACGTGCGGGCCCCGGTTCGGCGACCCTCGAAGCGGAGGGTATTCCCCGGCCGGACTAGGAACGAGCTCCACGGAGGCACCCGCCAAGAGCCGAGATCAGAGCGCTCGACAACGGCTGCGAGGTCGGCGCCCGCGATGGCGACGACGGCGGTCTCCTCGAAGCGCAGGCGAGGGCCGTCGACGGTGCATTCGAGCGCCGCCGCGCCCGGGTCGTTCCCCACCAGTTGGTTGGCCGCACGCAGAGCGGTCGCATCCATGGCTCCGGCAACCGGAACCCCGTAGCGTTGGTAGCCGAATCGACCCAGATCTTGAATCGTCGTCAGAAGGCCCCCGTCCTCTACCACGGCAGAGACACGTGA contains these protein-coding regions:
- a CDS encoding biotin-dependent carboxyltransferase family protein; translation: GRAEHRTLFDLNTDPPSFFVSGDRVRFVPVDALPELVGAEPNRARAAASSRVSAVVEDGGLLTTIQDLGRFGYQRYGVPVAGAMDATALRAANQLVGNDPGAAALECTVDGPRLRFEETAVVAIAGADLAAVVERSDLGSWRVPPWSSFLVRPGNTLRFEGRRTGARTYIAFAGGIDVPVVLGSRSTYLTGGFGGYEGRPLRAGDRLGAGPIGRRVAPGSRLAAPPAPFEALLRVILGPQQDHFTDEAIETLAGATYTVGAASDRMGYRLEGPMLRHAGPKEIVSDGMVLGAIQVPPNGLPIVMMADRATTGGYPKIATVTSADIAQLAQLVPGDRVRFAPVALDEARAQSMARP